The region GGCACCCAAGGATGCAACTATACTGCACATTGTAGCTTAGTTTTCTATGCTGAGTTATAATACTACAGTGTAAGGACTACAAACATACACAAAGCTAGAGGAAGTTCAGGAGAAACCCTATCATTTTCATAGACCTCCTACAGATATTTTTGCATACTTGGAAAGCTGCTCTATAGCCACCAGGCACAGAAATGACAATACAGATCACAACGAGCACTAGAGATAAAAGGTACAAGCCCTGAGCACTGAAGGGCTCAGACAGGGCTCACAttcatttctctctcttgtTCATTCTCTCCCCCAGGCAACCTAAACCAGAGAGTGTGCACTGACTGGCTGCAAGGATGTCAGCCAGTGTCATGGCAAAATGCCTGGTGGAGGCTTAAGTCTCAACAAAGCCACTTCATTCTTCTCAGAGAGTCAACATCTGTGTCTGTTGTCATCCCGTTGATAGGCGTTGTGATCATTTCTGCCCAGACACCAGTACCCAGAGAGATAAATAGGTACTGAATTCAGCAGACAACAACAAATCACAGCCTTCACAGAGGCTGAATTTCACATCAGGAGTTTCACTCTATCCTGTTTTCTTGGTGAGGAGGAGACAGAGATGCAACTGCTGAAGTAGATCTAGGATTCCTACTGGAACCATAAGAGAAACAGCTGCTCTTGGGAAGTCTAAAAGGAGAGTGAGCAAGTGTTCAATGAAGATTTGGGAAGAAAACTAGCCAGGTACAATCAGGAAGTTGCCAAGTATCACATGACACTGACCAACAGATCTTGAGAGGAACCTCTGCGTGTGCTAGACTTAATCCAGGTATGGAGCCCATAGCATGATTCCCAGCAAAGAATCCCTGAAGGCCAGCTCTGAAGAACAGACTCTCAAGGAACCAGGTTGAGAGAAAACCTCTTTCAGAAATATGCTAGGGTttatgttttgtagaaaaaCGAGTATGAAAGTTTAAACTCAAATGTATTAGCAAGAGTGCAGTCAGCAGGCAAGACATTTCTCACAGCTATTTGGCACTGCTGACACTTGGATACTGTGAAGAGTTTGGGCTCCCAAGTCAAAGAAAGACCTTAACAGACTAGAGAAAATGTCATCCACAGGCCATCAAGATAGACAGAGGCTGGACCACAGAACATAGGAGGGGATGTTAGGCaagctgggtttgttcagcctggggagaaggcagcagaggAGAATCTTACCACTGCCTAGAGCTACCTACCTGTAAGATGCAGAGAAAACTGCACCTGGAGCAGTGTGTTTTAACTGCTGCGTTCGATCTTTGCACAAGAATCTGACTATTTTGAGCACAGGGTTGGACCAGAGATCCCCACAGATTATtgcaacctaaattattctatgactATATGTGCGACTATGCAGGAGGCCTTAACAAAAAGGGGAATACATAACATTTCAGTGAGAGCATCAGAGCAACTTGTTAAAATTGACTCCTATTCACACTGacctgcaatatttttttttataaaatggcCATAGCAACAGGATATTAAATCCTGCTCTCAAACAGGTGTGACTATAGGATTTGCAAAGCCAGTAAAAACTAACTGCCCAGCTACGTGAACTAATTCTCCAAGCACTTCTTATAGAAAACAAGATACAAAAGATACATCAAAGGAAATGCTCTTCTGTAGCCTTGCCCATTTTGTTTGCCAGTTTGCAaggttaaagaaaaattataagATGGAGCAGTCTTTATGACTactattaatttttcattatgacTATTCACATGGGATCATAACAACAGTAACAagctggaagaggaggagaataTTTTTGGAGAAGCAATTGCTGGTGGAGACCTGTCAAACAACAGAGCAGTGGAAAACAGATGAGACACTTGTTCTGCTCAGCAATTAACAAAAATAGTCAGTCATGCAACAGCCACAGCACTGACATTAGGTGAGGGCGGGGGGGAGGTGCATTCAGCTCTAAGAAATAACTCAAAACTGAAACAACAGGGAGAAAAAGTAGCTTCTGCCTCAGAACAAGTAGCTCCTGCTTCCCCCCTGCTGACTGAGATCTAAGGTGGGGAGAGCTCAGGAAGTCCAGTTTAGAGATGTATGTAGATCCACACAGACTTAATTAGAGCAACGATTAAGTCTGATGTGATGACTTCTGTCATCTTCACAAAAATGTGGAGTGCTCAAAGCCAGAGGCTGATAGAAGAGAAAGGATGTTGGGGTCGTTGAGGCAGCAATAAAATGAAAGTGCTTAAAGGTTTCCTCTTCATTTGTCCTAGATTTTACAATTGCTTCCAGCACACCAGCAGAGGACACTTGTCATGCGTGAGCTGCTATCATAGTTCCCACCTGGTCCTCAACTAAGGATGCACCTGAAATGTTGTTTGCTGGAGAcacatttaaatgaaatacCACTGTGCTCTTTTCCTGATGTTATGTATGTTTGCTCCCTACTGAGCAAAAAGGGCAACATAACATTTCAGTGGGCACATCAGGGCAACTTGTTCAAATTGGCTGCAACTGATCATTGTCAGTACCTGAATAGCTGGTATTTACCACGATCAGAGACAACAGACACCACTGGTCAGAAATCTGGTCTGCCTCAATTATCACACTGTCAGTCTTAGTAATCTTAGCAGCAAGATTATCTGCTAGTGCTGACCAAAATGAAATAGAGCTTGGACACCCAGTAACCATCTCTCCTATTTCACCTTGGCTATAATCTCCTCGGAGGAAATGATGGAACAAATGAAAGCTGCAGTTGGCTGTGCACGGCACTCAGATATGGGACAGGTGCAGCTGACAACCATGTTCTGTTCAATGCGAGTCGCAAGATACTCACTCCAACAGGGCTGTgaaggcagaagaggagagaacAGGAGCTGCACCACCTGGGTCATGCCACCCTGGAAGCCCACCCTACCCAGCAGAGGGtgcacaaaaccaccacaaaccaTGGATAAATACTCAAAAGCACAAAGGTGGGAACGTTTGGATCTGAAGGATCACAATAAACAACGGAGCTGAGGAAAAAGAATGTGTGTGATCTGTGAAAATCACCTGAAAACAGCTTCACCACAGCAAATCAACTGCCACCAACTAGGCAGCAGCAATTCCCTACCAAATTACAGGAGCGAAAGACGCCAGGACCTTCACCTTGCAGCAGTAGTGCATGCAGCAGAGGGTTGGTGGCTTCTCAGTAGGACACAGCTGGTTCACACAGACTGGGCAGTGGGTTCCTGGGCTCGGGGGGGGCTGGGCATCCTGTACTTGCAGCCCCGAGGAGATAAGCAGGGTCTCAGGGTTCTCCATATAGCATTGGATCAGGAAATCCACATTCCACCTGCAGTGCATGAGGAGGTGCCGAGCAACATCACTTGGGATGCTCAGAGTATCCTGGACCTGCTGTACTGTCTGGTTCATGAGCACCTTCGCCTCCTCTGGACTAAGTGTGTGCCCCATTGGCACCTGCAGCATTGCCATGAGAAACTCTTCCAACCTGCCTATCCCAGGATTCAACCTGACATGGAAAAATGTGTTATGTCCCTACAGGGTAGACATGCACACCCCTCCACATCTGGTGACATGCATCCCTACCGATACAGGCAGTCTGTGTCATCATCATCCAGAGATGCCTCTGGTGGCCTGCTCTGAAAAACCATCTGTGCCTGGCCCCCAAGAGGTGTTGTGGGTTCAGCAGAGATGTATTCCAAGACATGAGGCCTCTCCTCCTGGCGCCGGAGATAGCCCTGGTTCAGTAAGTACAGGACACAGGACAGCACGTCCACGCTGTGGCAGCAGAAGCTCAGGAACTGCAGCCCTGGACACAACTCGCCCCTCTGACAGGCATCAATCACCTACAGCAGCAAGGAAGCCCCACACTGCAATGCAGTGCAGCACCCAGGAAAACCCCCTCTCCTCCTCAATCCCTCCATACCCTAAACACCAGGTTGTCAATGTGGAGCTGCTTCTCCACCTTGAGGATGCGGGTGATGAGGCAGCAGAGGacattcctcttcctttccaggGTGCTGACATCAGCCCTCTCCACCTGCAGGTACctctgctggggcagcagccTCAGGTGGCGGCCAGAGGCACAGGCCAGGGCTGCTTGGTTCACCTGCAGCACACCTGGAGCCAGCACCCAGCCCGGGTCAGCCAGGCCCTGAGCTGGGCCCTGAAGGAGCCCCAGGACACACGTGGGGCTGCTGGACCCAGCCATGGGCCTCCTGCTGCGGCCTTCACAGGTGTCGGCCCCATCCCTGTTCCCCACATGTGGCCCCAAGCAACAGTGACACCCACCACCCCTGGCCCTGTTCCCCAACCCTGCACACACACCCGAGACCGACCCACGCTGATACACACCCCACACGTGGCCCCAAGACCAGCCCCACACACAACCCCCAGCCCCCAACTTGAAAGACAgacctgcaccccaaacacCCACAGACCCACCCCAGCCCACTCGCTTCCCCTACAAGCTCTGGTATGctcaccccagcacccccaggggCGCCCAGCCCCACACCCACCTCCTGGCGTGCAGCTCCGCACCAGGACGCCCTCGCCGTGGGTCAGCGGTGTCAGCGCAtggtgcagcagctcagcagggagCCCGGTGGCCTGCAGCAGGGCCTccacagccacctcctgcaGGAGGGCATGGAAAGGAATGGCCGGCCAAGCCCCACCAAACAAGGGGGGCCTCTGCCCCAAACACCCCCGCACACCCCACCAGAAGGGAGGGAACAACCCTGCtgtgctccagcacccaccgCAGCACCAGCTCCTACCTCAGCACTGTTGAAGCACAGCAGGATGTACATCTGCAGGGTGGACACGTGGAGGACGCAGTCTCCAAACTGCAGCTCGGCGTGGCCCAGCCATGTCCACTGCAGCCGCCGAGGCTTTGAGCActcccagcccagctggctCTGGCCTGCCAGAGACGGCATCAGCGCAGGGCTggggccagctctgctgggcactCCCAGCGcttcccagcactgctgctgccgctggctGAGCTGCTGAGGGGCAGGCTGGGCACCACGAGACCCCCCGCACACCCACGGCCGCCACACTCACTCCGcctgcagaaggcagcaaacTCATCCAGGGGGGAcctcagagcagctgggaaaaaCCTCCCAGGTTCATCCATGTAGCAGAATGGGGACACAGGCCAGCAGCGTGGGGACAGGGCCAGCACCTTCACCTCTGGCACATCTGCCACCGaggctgtccccagcacctggACATGAGGGCAGCTCAGCACAGGCCCCGGGATCCCTGTGAGGAACGTGggcagcctcctgctctccccacccCACCGGCACGCTCACCTCGTCCAGGCCCGTGTCCAGCTCCACCAGCCACttgtcctgctcctgcagccggAAGAGGTAAAACTGCTGCTGGAGCTCCTCTGACTCGGCCAAGTTCCTCAGCATCTCCTGGGGGAAGCGGCTGGGGAAGCACAGCCCAATCTGCTCCACGACAGCTCCTTCCAGCCAAGACAGCCCTTGCGCCAGGAGCCGGTCCCCCAGGTAGTGCCTGCCACAGGCCACAGGGTCAGGTCAGGAGCCAGCCCGAGCCCTGTGGCCACCAGCCACCCACCAGCAGAGATGGCCTCAGCCCTCTCCGTGCCAGGCTAGGCAGCACCCGTCTCCCTTCCCTGTCACCAGCAGGGAATGTGCCTCCACAGCCTGGCAGCGCCCACAGGCCCTCACAgcctttcccctccccacacCAGAGATGGGAAAAGCAAGCGGGAGCATCACAGCCACACCAGCCCAGGCTCAGCCACAGCCCCAGTGCCACCTGCACCTCCCTCGCCACGCCACACCAGCCCTCTGGTGCTGTGGAGACATGGCACCCTCACCGGTAGAAGTGCTCGAAGGTGTGAGCAAGCTCCAGGCCACTGAAGACAACAAAGGGCTCCAGgatctgctgcagctgctgcaatgGGCCcatgctgcctgcagccccctgcagctcctggatcTTCCTGTCCAGGTAGCGGGCAAACTGCTCGCTCACCTGCAGAGGAACAGGGCTGGTGCAGAGGGGGCTCACCGGGCGCCAAGGCCGGGCTGGGGAAAAGTCCCTGGGGGGAACAGCCAGGAAACCCTGGGGCTCTTGGGCAGGGGCCAAGGGTGTGCAGGCACCAGCCCAGGACAGCACACAAGCACTCACAGCTGGGTACCATCCAGGGCCACCACAGGACTAGGTTCCATGACCTGACTGGGGGGCTAAGACACCCCCCACCCGGAGCTCACCCAAGGCTGTGGGCCAGGGCAGCCTCCCAGGCAGTGCCAGCGGCTGGTGACACTGGGGCCCGGCACTGGTGCCACGCTCCCTTGACTCACGTGCAGGGTGGCGAGGAAGGAGAGTTGCAGCAAAGCCCCTGCAAAGCCCTGGCCCAGGGCCAGCATGAAGGCGGCCTGCTGCCCAAAGAGCTCCTCCGTGGCCCCACGCAGGCGCTGGTACAGCCCACAGTATCGCTCCACGAGGTctggtgcctgccctgccaccTCCAAGAACCCCTgcacctgcggggaggcagcaCGACAGGGGTGAGCCCCACAGTGGGACGCGCCTGTGCCCTGCGGGAAcctccacagccccagccctgctctgccgaCACCGGCTGCCTGGGTCCTGGCCAGAGGCCAGCTGGAGGCCCTGGTGCTGTCAGGGGCTGCTGAGCACTTGGGgtgaggagggagcagagcccgaggGCTCAGCAGAGGCTGCGGCGGCAGGACAGAAGTGCAGCAGCCACCCAGCAGGAATAAGTTGCCCAACGCTGGACCCATCTCCCAGCCCGGGCACAAGGGCCAGGCTGATGTCTGAGCCCTGCCCGGGTGGCAAGTGCAGCAGGGCTGTCCCCATGCCCCTCCAGGCCCTGCAGAGGCCAGGTACAGCCCCGCACCCCCCCCACTATCCCAGGGCACCACCAGGCCCTGCTCTCCACTCTTCACaacacctgcccagcacacagtCCCACATGCCCTTTCTGGCCTCACAACTGGCTGTCCAAGCTCTACCTGCTGCTGCACCACACCACGCCAGCACCGCGAGATGCCCCACAGGCTGCTCGACCTCTCCACCGCTGCCTTTGCAGCTCTGGCTGGCACCTCCTTGTTCTTCCTCTCCTGCCCGCCTGCCAAGGGACAGCCCTGGGCTCAGTGTGGCTCTGTGCGCAGGCTCCACACAGCAACCACAGCagcctccccctctccccaagGGGCAGAGAAGATGCCGGGGAGGCATGGCCGCGATGGGGGCACAGCCACCATTCTTCCCCAGCTCAAGAGCCACAGGACTCTCCTTAGAGCTCCCAGGCAGATCCCCACAGCCACAGCCCAGCACCCGGGACCACCATCCCCCAGCTCCATGGGAGGGCAGCCCCTCACTCACCAGCTGCTCTCGCCTCCTctggctctgtgctgctggggtcCACATGCACCAGGAGTTGGGTCAGGCGCCGCACACGGGAACCAAAGACAGCACTGCGGCTGGTGGCACGGCGGGGCAGCTCCACACTCTCCAGGTACTCCCTCAGCAGCCAGGCCAGGGCGCTGATGCCTTCGGGGTCTGCGAGGCCAACCAGACTCAAAGCGGGGTGCCTCAGCCTGAGGCACAGTGTGGATGGGCCCGGGAGAGCACAGGGTACCTGGGCTAGTGATGCTCTCCACCAAGGGGCTCACCAGGGCCTCCCAGCACGTCCTGCCCAAGGCCTGGGCTGCCTCATCGTCAGGAAGGAAGCGGTCGGCAAAGCCCTGCTCGTGCCGCAGAGCCTGGTTCAGcctgcaacagcagctgggcAGCACACAGTGGGGGACTGCAAGGTGGCCCCGGCCCTCTGGGACTGCTGGCGGCCAGGAGAAGCCAGAGTCCCTCCCTGTCCAGCTGGGACACCcggctgctcctctcccagcccTACGGTCCCCCTTGCGGGCTGCCACCACCATCCCCCCAGGCCCTGGGACGCTGGGGTCATGATGACACAGTCGGGAGACAACTCACCGGCCAAAGAGCTGCAGTAGTCGTCCCCGGTCCCGGCAGATCTCCTGGCACCAAGCATGAGCCTGAACAGTGTAGAAGAGGAACGTTCGCCAGCACAGCTGCTCCCTGAAGACTGGCCAGAACGTGGGCTTGGGACCCAGCACCTCGATGCCACGCACACGTGTGTCAATGCCGCCCTACAGGAAAGTGTGACCCTTagctcctccagcctgtccccgACACCCTACACTGCCAGTTCGTCGCCTCCTGCTCCCCTACCTGCTGGCACCGCTTCACTCGGATCTGGATGACGGGCCAGAAGCGGGTCATGTTCTCCAGCAGGACCACTCTGCTGTCTGAAGGCAGGATGGTCACCTGCAGGCAGACAGTGAGCTCTCAGCACGCCAGGCGGCGAGCACCAGTCACCCTGCGTGCTCCCCAGTCACCCCACATTACAGCCATGAGGTGtgtcccccagcagccccgACACAGCCAAAGGGTGCCCCCGGCAGGGCCCCATTCATGGCTCACAGCCCCAGCgcaggctgggctgcagggctgccccTACCCAGGTCTCCAGCTCCCGTTGCCTACAGCCAGGAGGAGgctcccacagcagctcctgctggcccCAGCTCCCTATGGGCCCCATGGCCAGGGCAACACCTTCACAGGGCACAGCAAGGACCAGCCCACTGCTCCCGTGGGGCCCCATGGCCAGAGCAGCCTGTGCCAAACTCACTGTGTTCAGCTCGGTTCTGATGGTGGTTGGGCTGTCACCCCCCAGCACCACGACACGGGCCGGCATGTAGCTGGAGTCCTCGCTGGCCACCAGCATGCTCatctccctgcagcacagcaaacaTGGTGCTGCCAAGCTGTCCCCACCCCCCTGCCCtggcccctgccagccccacacacTGCTGCCCACATCCAGCAGCCCCCAGGATGGGGACCACTGGGGCAGGGCTCACACAGAGCCTCCAAAGCCCTCTCCTCCTTGTACAGCTGCTGGCCCTCCTGGCCCCAAGGCCTCCCAGCCCCGCTGAGCCAGCCCCACCTGACCAGCACCCCACACTGCATGTGCACAGTGATGAAGTGGGAGCCGGTGCTGCCATTTGACTCCCAGTAGGTCTTGGGGTTCCTGTCTGTCAGCTTGCTGGCCCGGTGGGGGTTGGAGGACACCTGCACCTTCTCCCAGCACTTGTCCTCCTTCGCCTCCACGCTGGAGCCTGTGGGGAGCGCACATGGAGCCTCCAGCCGCCTGGCCAGCACATACCAGGCACAGGGCTCCAGATCCCACTCCCTGCTGTCAGTCACCTCGGCACAGGTTGCGCAGAAAGACATCAAAGAAGGGGATGCTGATGGGCTGCTGGCTCCGGCGGTGCTCCTCTATCTGCCCCAACACCAGCTATGGGATGGGTGAGGCTCTTACCAGGGGCCCTGGGTCCTCCTCCCCTTGCCCAccacagggctggggcaggcagggagcagacGGCTGCCCCTCAGTGCCAGGGACGGCTGGATGCCGCAGGACCCAGAGGCCCAGTGCAGCCGGGCCTTCCCAGGCCTACCTGAATGCAGCCAGCCAAGATGCTGGTTGTCAGCTTCCTGCAGAGGCTGCTGTACTTCTCACAGTCGGTCACCAGGTCGAGCAGGGCTGGTGCCAGTGACGGGGCTGTGCGGTGCTTGTCCAGGGCTTTGGCCAGAGCCTCACGAGAGCCCGCATGGCACATCACCGCAGCACAGTCCTTGCTGGCACTGGCCAGGCGGTGCAGGAAGCCCACAACCTCCTGCACCACCTGCTGAGCGGCAGCCATGAGTGGCCAGGCTGGCACCAGGagccctccagccccagcagcggGTGCTGCAGGGCTCCATCCCCCTCACCCTGACACTGCAGCGGGGCTCGCCAGAGCCCAGCCGGGCATAGCACTGGGCACACTGGCCACGAGGATGCGGCCATGGCCAGGATGGCCACTGCCCCCCTCTCCCAGCGCGTTAGCCATGGCACACTGAACTCCAGCAGGCAGGGACCTGCTTCACCAACACTGGGCCCAGCCAAcgcacagcacagccaccaaagctgcccctgcccgccggGAGTCCCGCAGCCTCCTTACCTCCCCATCGCTGCTGTgcgcactcagggagaacaaaCAGGGCTCCACACACTCGTGCCAGGGCAGCACATCCTCCTGGTAACCCTCCAGGAACTTGTTCAGGATCCTGAGTGACAGGGGGCCAACTCAAGCTGGGGCACAGACAGCAGTGCCAGGGGGAGCCCTGCTCCCTACCCCTCTGACAAAGCCAGCACTCCACATGGACCGGGAGCCAAGGCTCCCCAGGCATCTCGGACACCACACCAGCACCCAGGCATCTGCTGCACTGCCCTGGCGTGTCCCAAACAGCATCCAGGCATGTGCTGCTCTGTCCCACGTGGCACCATGCCCTGGGACACCCCAATCAGCACCTGTGGATGTGCTGGGGTGCACCTACCCTGGCCCACAGTCAAAAGTTGAACAGCCCCACCAGCACCGACACATGTGCTGTGTCCTGCAAACATCGCCATGAGCACTCACACCTGCTGCAGAGGACCCAGACCCCCCAAGGATGCTCAGGGACCCACCTGAGGATGCTCAAGCTCATGGCCTTCTCTGTCCCCAGCAGCTTCAAGCTGCgcagcagcagcctgaagcACCCGTGGTCCTGCAGCAGCCGGGCTGCCTCACCAGAGGGGACAGGACCTTCGGCACAGAGCTGCCGCTCCAGGaccaccaccacctccttgGACAAGGTGCTGTTGTcccccaggctgcccagcagtGTCTGCATGTCCCCCAGGCCCAGTGGCACCTCTCTGCCTGCCAGGACAGGGACATACAGGCCTGGCCCAGGCACTCACAGGAGCCATGCCATGGGGTGCTCTGCCCCACAGGCGAGGCAAGCCGTGCCCACTGCGTCCCGGGGCCGGGGCACAGTGGGGCTTTGGGTGCACGGTACCTGCCATCTCCAGGCACAGAGGTAGCCGGTGCTCTGCCAGGCGGTTGATGGTGCTGAGGGCCAGCATGGCCTGAGGGCAGCCAGTGCTCTGCTtgtcccaccagcagctctgcagcaccgTGTGGAGGTCACAGCTCaccagctgctctgccaggcCCCGGTGGCCGTCAATCAGCATGTTCACCACCAGCAACCCATTCTGCACGCCTGAGGAgcccctgcagggacagagccaTGCAggtgccttcctccccccagcacagagcctcCCCTGCACCCACAAGCCACCTGCCTGCCTTGCCCAACTCTCAACACAGAGGGTCCCCCCGCCCCCAGCCACTGCCCTCGCTCTGCCCCTACCCTGGCACCCTCTGCATGGTGCTCATGGCAGCAGGGATGGCACTCAGCAGGCTTGCCGAGCCCTCGCTGGAAGCAGAGCCGATGCTGGCAAAGATCTCTCGCATCATCTGCATGTCAGCCTGGTTCAGGGGCAAGACCTTCCCACTGGTGCCTTCTGGCTCGCCAGCCACAGCTCCCACCAGCACCTTCAGGGCCTGCAAGGTCCAAGCAATCAGAAGGGCAGTGGGCATCTTCGCCACACCTGGGCAAGCCAGTGCCCTTCCTGCCCGCCTCCAGCATATCCTCTGCCACACTCACCGCCAGGCCGGCCTGCtgcaccagggcagaggaggCGTGCTGCTGCATGCCTGCCAGCACGGCCCACACACCACCCTCCGTGGCAAATGCCATGCGCCAGTCGTAT is a window of Columba livia isolate bColLiv1 breed racing homer chromosome 3, bColLiv1.pat.W.v2, whole genome shotgun sequence DNA encoding:
- the LOC102093755 gene encoding cullin-9 isoform X4 gives rise to the protein MGLERPERKPGFSAAAIAERGSKKIPSWLLANSKAGTIEGTFPAMVNERHNGNLLVHLGPKLQAYPQELLRQRRGQDGQPEYLIQWSIVSLEERAVGGNGASCAETKPENISMWMSAEEVCATCPTLLGKRKLEGQWVKEEKAASPFTADVPVDEASLLEMKADVRSLVQRARRQMSKSGSPESFILNTIHVLSAYASIGSLASAFKETGALDLLMKMLCHKEKQIRHSAGNMLRALASHDAGSRAYVLLSLSQQDGIEQHMDFDSRYTLLELFAETTSSEEHHMSFEGIHIPQIPGKLLFILVKHYLCVTSLLDKLSSDLEQGGQQQDCAVPSLFPEERSRVKQEFEFSMAMANLILELVHVMGWDHGHKPEPLPRQELQPRTTRSIFQHGATSSTAAQMPGLNSNHGPHKKQGCAFLTSSDFADRSGYMEYLRANLRRGMRVRLLEDCGGVRAGEEGECLQNTNSMHTVQVLWQSTGQTYWMRWHMLEIIGFGDQWEDPAAQEKERSLIESSNLDTVAQPFFCKPFGVLYSLPYLREQPSKASEVLSRSEWWELLFFVKKLEAQGQKEIICLIQQDQGEQLSEVDEEALIQLSVPVELAQKVLRVLEKKCQRSIQRDLRGSHIYTKYFLGRRAEQDARLNTAVSSEGAGCRSTDPEITMAKAAKEELSASTVPPHALAAVAKSDSQLFNELLEREGLFFPEVPEEQIRVLGSSDEASERGSLAKMAAVVDVIQSSSSELGLCLAGLKHIMKILEEEPEPRVSKVQGGLGTRSVGEKLVKAVVELLSTEVAEKALVAVTLRLLAILMMKYDWRMAFATEGGVWAVLAGMQQHASSALVQQAGLAALKVLVGAVAGEPEGTSGKVLPLNQADMQMMREIFASIGSASSEGSASLLSAIPAAMSTMQRVPGGSSGVQNGLLVVNMLIDGHRGLAEQLVSCDLHTVLQSCWWDKQSTGCPQAMLALSTINRLAEHRLPLCLEMAGREVPLGLGDMQTLLGSLGDNSTLSKEVVVVLERQLCAEGPVPSGEAARLLQDHGCFRLLLRSLKLLGTEKAMSLSILRILNKFLEGYQEDVLPWHECVEPCLFSLSAHSSDGEQVVQEVVGFLHRLASASKDCAAVMCHAGSREALAKALDKHRTAPSLAPALLDLVTDCEKYSSLCRKLTTSILAGCIQLVLGQIEEHRRSQQPISIPFFDVFLRNLCRGSSVEAKEDKCWEKVQVSSNPHRASKLTDRNPKTYWESNGSTGSHFITVHMQCGVLVREMSMLVASEDSSYMPARVVVLGGDSPTTIRTELNTVTILPSDSRVVLLENMTRFWPVIQIRVKRCQQGGIDTRVRGIEVLGPKPTFWPVFREQLCWRTFLFYTVQAHAWCQEICRDRGRLLQLFGRLNQALRHEQGFADRFLPDDEAAQALGRTCWEALVSPLVESITSPDPEGISALAWLLREYLESVELPRRATSRSAVFGSRVRRLTQLLVHVDPSSTEPEEARAAGGQERKNKEVPARAAKAAVERSSSLWGISRCWRGVVQQQVQGFLEVAGQAPDLVERYCGLYQRLRGATEELFGQQAAFMLALGQGFAGALLQLSFLATLHVSEQFARYLDRKIQELQGAAGSMGPLQQLQQILEPFVVFSGLELAHTFEHFYRHYLGDRLLAQGLSWLEGAVVEQIGLCFPSRFPQEMLRNLAESEELQQQFYLFRLQEQDKWLVELDTGLDEVLGTASVADVPEVKVLALSPRCWPVSPFCYMDEPGRFFPAALRSPLDEFAAFCRRSQSQLGWECSKPRRLQWTWLGHAELQFGDCVLHVSTLQMYILLCFNSAEEVAVEALLQATGLPAELLHHALTPLTHGEGVLVRSCTPGGVLQVNQAALACASGRHLRLLPQQRYLQVERADVSTLERKRNVLCCLITRILKVEKQLHIDNLVFRVIDACQRGELCPGLQFLSFCCHSVDVLSCVLYLLNQGYLRRQEERPHVLEYISAEPTTPLGGQAQMVFQSRPPEASLDDDDTDCLYRLNPGIGRLEEFLMAMLQVPMGHTLSPEEAKVLMNQTVQQVQDTLSIPSDVARHLLMHCRWNVDFLIQCYMENPETLLISSGLQVQDAQPPPSPGTHCPVCVNQLCPTEKPPTLCCMHYCCKPCWSEYLATRIEQNMVVSCTCPISECRAQPTAAFICSIISSEEIIAKYEKALLRGYVECCSNLTWCTNPQGCDQILLKDGLGYGAACSKCSWISCFNCNFPEAHYPASCSHMSQWVDDDGYYEGMTSEAQSKHLAKLISKHCPSCQAQIEKNEGCLHMTCAKCNHGFCWRCLKPWRPTHKDYYNCSAVVSKAAWQEKRFQDYNERCIFHHHGREFAMSLRNRVSSISVMPKIRTLTFVLDACKMLEQARKVLAYSCVYSYYNQDTESMDIVEQQTESLELHTNALQILLEETLLQHQDLDSSLQLLKAEHFSAGLELVHQIKQRLFAVLWQSTQQDFRVGLQTLADPGQRNVKLSNVSSSASACVGPKHTISCDSPNLEEGGKESEEEEYEPQWQEDYDEDDDLDEDNFLFGNESDNLDCDSYFDDDDAYD